The nucleotide sequence CAGATGGGGTGGGAGATTTACCCCGAAGGTCTGCATTACTTCCTGACGTGGGTGCATGAGCATTACACCGGCGACCTGCCGCTGTTTGTCACAGAAAACGGGATGTCCAACGCCGACCGGCTTGGCCGGGATGATGTGGAACGCATCGCGTATCTCGACAGCCATGTCGCCGCCGCGAAACTTGCGATTGCAGACGGCGTGCCGCTGGCGGGCTACACCTTCTGGTCGCTTCTGGACAATTACGAATGGGCCTTGGGCTACGAAAAACGCTTCGGGCTGGTCCATGTGGACTTCGACACGCTTGAGCGCACGCCCAAAGCATCTTATCACGCCCTAAGCCGCGCCTTAGCGGCATAAGGACCAACATGACGCGCGCTTCAAACACATACACTCTGGTTGCCGATATCGGCGGCACCAATACCCGCGTCGCCCTGGCAGAGGGAACCGTTCTGCTCAAAGACACGGTCCGCAAATACCGCAACTCCGATTACCCCGGCCTGGAAACCGTACTGCAGGCCTTCATCGCCGAGGAAGACGGCGTGGATTGCAAGGGAGCCTGCGTGGCCCTGGCAGGCCCCGTCAAAGGCGGGCGCGGCAGCATGACCAATCTTGATTGGGAGATTGACGACGCGACATTGGCCCGCGCCACGCGGGCCGAGAAAGTTGCCCTGCTGAACGATCTGCAGGCGCAGGGTCATGCGATCGGGCATTTGCCAAGTGGCTCGGTACGGACGCTTGTGGACGGGCCTGCAGCTGAGCCGGATGCTGCGAAGCTGGTGATCGGTGTCGGTACCGGGTTTAACATCGCCCCTGTTTACGAGACGCCCGGTGGGCGATTTGTCCCCGCCGCAGAGGCTGGACACGCCAACTTGCCGGTCCGCGCCGAGGACGAATTGGCGCTGATCCGCCACTTTGAGACCTCGCACGGCTTCCCGGCTGTGGAAGACATGCTGTCAGGGCGCGGCTTTGAGCGGGTCTATCTATGGCTGTCCGAAACGCGCGGTACGGCGGTCGAAAAATCCGCTGCAGACATCATGATGGGCTACGAAGACGGATCGGATGCAATTGCCCGCGATGCCGCGCAGATGTTTGTCAGGATGCTGGGTACAGTGTCGGGAAACCTGTCCCTGATCCAGCTGCCCTTTGGCGGAATCTACTTCGCCGGCGGCGTTGCGCGCGCCTTTGCGGCGCATTTTTCCGATCTGGGATTTTTGGAAGCGTTCCGCGACAAGGGCAGATTTGCCGGATTTATGCAGAATTTTGCGGTCCACGTGATCGAAGACGATTTCGCCGCTTTGACCGGCTGCGCGACCTATTTGGAGGGGCGCTGAGCCCCAAACGACTCAGCTAGAATAGGATCGCAGCGAGTCCCCCTTTGCAGCGCGATAACGCCGACGCAACGGGAATGCGACATTTACAGCGCCCCGTAATACTATGATATTGAACGGTTAAAGCCAAAGATTAACAAACTCCAAATACCCCCCTTGATTTGACGCGCTAGAATCAACCACAGTAAATGCACTGGCGGCATTTGCGCCGTCCATTTGATCTAGAAGTTGTTTTTGCCGCTCTTCGGCCTGCTATGATCCTGCATTTTGGCAGTGTAGGCCCCGAGAGTTCCGCAACGGACATGAACCACCACCGACGGCGCCTTCCGGCGTCCGATGCACTGCGCTCAATTTTCGGGCCGATCGCGCATCAATCCGTCGGCATGTGGGGATCTTGTGGGGGAACCTAAGTGTCGCTCGATTCAGTCGGGGACCGCAGTCGTGCGGGCTTCCGGCCCCACCTGAGAGCGGAGCGCATGAGCCATGTACCAACACCCCGGCGTCTATATTGAACACGTCCCCAGCAACGCATTGTCGATCGAGGCTGCCTCGACATCAGTGACAGCCATCATCGGTCACGTCCGACGCGGCACGCGCGTCAACAAGGATGGCGGCGAACCCACCTTCATCTCGTCGGTGGCGCAATACGTCTCGCAATTCGGCCCGGCTGATGGCAGCGCGGGCGGTGTCAAATTGTTGATGAGCGGCAGCGATCAGGTGCCCGACCTGACCGGATTGGCCGTGAACAGCTACTTCGCCAATGGCGGCACAAAGGCCTATATCGTCCCCGTCGACGGCGGCGGCGGATCATCAGCAACGGCGCGGCTGCAAATCGGCAGCGGCGCCGATGCCACGGCCAGCAACTCGATGACGTTGACCGCAAAGGACAAGGGCACCTGGGCCAACGGACTGTTATGCGAATTATCGATGAATGAGGACACCGAAGAGTTCCAGCTGACCATCGGCACTTGGGCGCTCGACAGCGACGGCAGCACCAAAAAGATGGACACCGTGCTGGAAAGTTTCGGCGGGTTGCCCCTGACCAAAGTGGCGCATGACGACATGGAATCCGCCATCAACGGCGCCTCCAACATCGTCAATGTGTCATTCGGCGCGACCGCGCATTCACCGGCTGACGATCTGGCCTCCAGCGCCGAAACGGCGGGCGGCGGGGACACCAATTCACCCAAAGCAGCAGACTATAAAGCCGCATTGGCCCGGCTGACGGACTACCGCGATGTGTCGATCCTCCTGCTGCCGGACGTGACGCCTGATACCGCAGGAAAAACCATCTATCAGGCAGCCATCGGGCATGCCGAGAAGATGCAAAACCGCATGGTCGTGGTCGACCCCGGCGCCGATGCGATCATCACGCCAAAGGACGCCAAGGAGGCCGTGTTCAGCAATTCGCCCTATGCCGC is from uncultured Litoreibacter sp. and encodes:
- a CDS encoding glucokinase — encoded protein: MTRASNTYTLVADIGGTNTRVALAEGTVLLKDTVRKYRNSDYPGLETVLQAFIAEEDGVDCKGACVALAGPVKGGRGSMTNLDWEIDDATLARATRAEKVALLNDLQAQGHAIGHLPSGSVRTLVDGPAAEPDAAKLVIGVGTGFNIAPVYETPGGRFVPAAEAGHANLPVRAEDELALIRHFETSHGFPAVEDMLSGRGFERVYLWLSETRGTAVEKSAADIMMGYEDGSDAIARDAAQMFVRMLGTVSGNLSLIQLPFGGIYFAGGVARAFAAHFSDLGFLEAFRDKGRFAGFMQNFAVHVIEDDFAALTGCATYLEGR
- a CDS encoding phage tail sheath subtilisin-like domain-containing protein, translating into MYQHPGVYIEHVPSNALSIEAASTSVTAIIGHVRRGTRVNKDGGEPTFISSVAQYVSQFGPADGSAGGVKLLMSGSDQVPDLTGLAVNSYFANGGTKAYIVPVDGGGGSSATARLQIGSGADATASNSMTLTAKDKGTWANGLLCELSMNEDTEEFQLTIGTWALDSDGSTKKMDTVLESFGGLPLTKVAHDDMESAINGASNIVNVSFGATAHSPADDLASSAETAGGGDTNSPKAADYKAALARLTDYRDVSILLLPDVTPDTAGKTIYQAAIGHAEKMQNRMVVVDPGADAIITPKDAKEAVFSNSPYAALYYPRVHLANPHFDAELAPDVPKSFLVGPAAVAAGMWARIDGTRGVWKAPAGLEASVRGTFGPERLIGNAVQDNLNEWGVNCLRAITGPTVIWGARTVATKAKPQYRYISVRRTQNMIGESLYNALQAVVFEPNDHKLWGGLRASVGNFMDGLHRSGAFQGEKASDAYYVNCGLGSTMTQGDIDAGIVRVAVGFAPLKPAEFVVVQISQKVGQAA